The proteins below come from a single Blattabacterium cuenoti genomic window:
- a CDS encoding biotin--[acetyl-CoA-carboxylase] ligase produces the protein MKNFIWPIKIIYLKEVDSTNKFAKLYIKQKLYSTILNEWIVIFSRKQFKGLGKKGFWLSECNKNITFSIIFNPKNILIKNIFLINIIISNAIHKILYAEINYPIWIKWPNDIIIKNKKIGGILIENYIRSNTIKFSIIGIGINVKQKIFNEKWNATSLEKIFNVKFDIDYLIFKLVFFIQKEYLIFLKFGTKIIKKYYIDNLYMKNITNNFFYPKKKLFVFGTIQSITDKGFLLIEINNKLHSFWQEDIILTN, from the coding sequence TTGAAAAATTTTATTTGGCCTATAAAAATAATTTATTTAAAAGAAGTAGATTCAACTAATAAATTTGCAAAATTATATATTAAACAAAAATTATATTCAACTATTCTCAATGAATGGATTGTTATTTTTTCTAGAAAACAATTCAAAGGCCTTGGGAAAAAAGGTTTTTGGTTATCAGAATGTAATAAAAATATAACATTTAGTATTATATTCAATCCTAAAAACATTTTAATCAAAAATATATTTTTAATAAATATTATTATTAGTAATGCCATTCATAAAATATTATATGCAGAAATTAATTATCCTATTTGGATTAAATGGCCAAATGATATAATAATTAAAAATAAAAAAATAGGTGGAATACTAATAGAAAACTATATTAGATCCAATACAATAAAATTTTCTATTATTGGAATAGGAATAAACGTTAAACAAAAGATTTTTAATGAAAAATGGAACGCTACTTCATTAGAAAAAATATTTAATGTAAAATTTGATATAGATTACTTAATTTTTAAGTTAGTCTTTTTTATTCAAAAAGAATATCTTATTTTTTTAAAATTCGGAACAAAAATAATAAAAAAATATTATATTGATAATTTGTATATGAAAAATATAACAAATAATTTTTTTTATCCTAAAAAAAAATTATTTGTTTTTGGAACTATTCAATCAATAACAGATAAAGGATTTTTATTGATTGAAATAAATAACAAATTACATTCATTTTGGCAAGAAGATATAATATTAACTAATTAA
- the rsfS gene encoding ribosome silencing factor → MFLKKIIKGIQEVKGENISILNFKKKENLIYDYFVICDGKSRNQVYAIFQSIEKIIKNEFKQMPRHIEGLKNKNWILVDYINIVIHIFQKEFRSYYNIEGIWNDILYNV, encoded by the coding sequence TTGTTTTTAAAAAAAATTATAAAGGGAATTCAAGAAGTTAAAGGAGAAAATATATCTATACTAAATTTTAAAAAAAAAGAAAATCTTATATATGATTATTTTGTTATTTGCGATGGTAAATCCAGAAATCAAGTTTATGCCATATTTCAATCAATAGAAAAAATTATTAAAAATGAATTTAAACAAATGCCTAGACATATAGAAGGATTAAAAAATAAAAATTGGATATTAGTGGATTATATTAATATTGTAATTCATATCTTTCAAAAAGAATTTCGTTCGTATTATAATATAGAAGGTATTTGGAATGATATATTATATAATGTATAG
- a CDS encoding YidC/Oxa1 family insertase periplasmic-domain containing protein, translating to MNNNRNLDYSSIIGFFLILIVLIVFTFFLNKNNFIEKKENEFFNQKANFLIRKRNIKERYSNLENDVLKLRISNIGGIIDKVFLKKYKSYDKVANSHVKNLFLVKKNSFLHRIFFSNSRNSKNTLSTEKIFFKPFIRKENDDYIILVMKAIFPNIKKGNLYYVYKIKKGRYYSVDFSIKMNNIPYNLSSLDFQQYLFSVEKDRNWENSYTKLYYLSSYKDDNNFVKNLSEKNIVEKNISNINWIAAKQQFFSTIIYSDKILKDVFIYSKNYFDGKILKKIYISTPLNKKKNKESNFYFHFYFGPLNFNILKKYENNFEDIIPFGWGILKYINKYFFLTIFQFLEKSNFSYGIIVILMTMVVKLLLYPITYKQYKLNAIMKLIRPDIEKLNNQFKDKDVIRKQQAIMELYKKVGINPMSGCLSALFQIPIFYSLFKFFPTLINLRGESFLWVDDLTSYDSILELPFSIPFYGNHVSLLTLLYSIALLVYTKISSNSEKGIYNNNEDSIFSNIDIMLYLMPFIMLLFINSYASALSLYYFTSNLINIIFFIIIKKFLLNEEKILLRIRTIK from the coding sequence ATGAATAACAATAGAAATTTAGATTATAGTTCTATAATAGGTTTTTTTCTTATTCTTATTGTTTTAATAGTATTTACATTTTTTTTGAATAAAAATAATTTTATAGAGAAAAAAGAAAATGAATTTTTTAATCAGAAAGCTAATTTTTTAATTAGAAAAAGAAATATAAAAGAGAGATATTCTAATCTAGAAAATGATGTTTTAAAATTAAGAATTTCAAATATTGGTGGAATAATAGATAAGGTATTTCTTAAAAAATATAAATCTTATGATAAAGTAGCTAATTCTCATGTAAAAAATCTTTTTTTAGTAAAAAAAAATAGTTTTTTACATAGAATATTTTTTTCTAATTCAAGAAATAGTAAGAATACTTTAAGTACAGAAAAAATATTTTTTAAACCTTTTATTAGAAAAGAAAATGATGATTATATTATTTTAGTTATGAAAGCCATATTTCCTAATATAAAAAAAGGAAATTTATATTATGTATATAAAATAAAAAAAGGTAGATATTATAGCGTAGATTTTTCTATTAAAATGAATAATATTCCATATAATTTATCAAGTTTAGATTTTCAACAATATTTATTTTCTGTAGAAAAAGATAGAAATTGGGAAAATTCTTATACCAAATTATATTATTTGTCTTCTTATAAAGATGATAATAATTTTGTTAAAAATTTATCTGAAAAAAATATAGTAGAAAAGAATATTTCCAATATAAATTGGATAGCCGCTAAACAACAGTTTTTTTCCACTATAATTTATTCAGATAAAATATTAAAAGATGTATTTATTTATTCTAAAAATTATTTTGATGGAAAAATTTTAAAAAAAATTTATATAAGTACTCCTTTAAATAAAAAAAAAAATAAAGAATCTAATTTTTATTTTCATTTTTATTTTGGTCCATTAAATTTTAATATTTTAAAAAAATATGAAAATAATTTTGAAGATATTATTCCATTTGGATGGGGGATATTAAAATATATTAATAAATATTTTTTTTTAACAATTTTTCAATTTTTAGAAAAGAGTAATTTTAGTTATGGAATCATTGTAATTTTAATGACTATGGTAGTAAAATTACTATTATATCCAATTACTTATAAACAATATAAGTTAAATGCAATTATGAAATTAATTCGTCCAGATATAGAAAAATTAAATAATCAATTTAAAGATAAAGATGTCATAAGAAAACAACAAGCTATTATGGAATTATACAAAAAAGTTGGAATAAACCCCATGTCAGGTTGTTTATCTGCATTATTTCAAATTCCAATTTTTTATTCATTATTTAAATTTTTTCCTACATTAATTAATTTAAGAGGGGAATCATTCTTATGGGTAGATGATTTGACATCATATGATTCTATTTTAGAATTACCTTTTTCTATTCCTTTTTATGGAAATCATGTTAGTTTATTAACATTGCTATATTCTATTGCATTATTAGTTTATACCAAAATAAGTAGTAATAGTGAAAAAGGAATTTATAATAATAATGAAGATTCAATATTTTCTAATATTGATATTATGTTATATTTAATGCCTTTTATTATGTTATTATTTATTAATAGTTATGCATCTGCTTTATCCTTGTACTATTTTACATCTAATTTAATTAATATTATATTTTTTATAATTATAAAAAAATTTCTTTTAAATGAAGAAAAAATTCTTTTAAGAATAAGAACTATAAAATAG